The proteins below are encoded in one region of Puntigrus tetrazona isolate hp1 chromosome 5, ASM1883169v1, whole genome shotgun sequence:
- the cxcl11.4 gene encoding C-X-C motif chemokine 11-6: MKIITAMVILGCLLVVEVKGQARSPKSRCFCANQGVNMVSPKLIEKVEIIPQSPSCKTQEIVVTLINSMGKKCLNPESKFTQKYIMKAVKKRSLHKK, encoded by the exons ATGAAAATCATTACAGCTATGGTTATTCTGGGCTGCCTGCTTGTTGTAGAGGTGAAAG GTCAGGCTAGATCTCCCAAGAGCAGGTGTTTTTGTGCTAACCAAGGTGTGAACATGGTTTCTCCAAAACTGATTGAGAAGGTTGAAATCATACCACAAAGCCCCTCTTGTAAAACCCAGGAGATTGT CGTTACTCTGATAAATAGTATGGGGAAGAAGTGCTTGAACCCAGAATCCAAATTCACTCAGAAATACATCATGAAGGCTGTTAAGAAGAG GAGCCTGCATAAGAAATAG
- the LOC122345699 gene encoding LOW QUALITY PROTEIN: C-X-C motif chemokine 11-6-like (The sequence of the model RefSeq protein was modified relative to this genomic sequence to represent the inferred CDS: inserted 1 base in 1 codon): MKTISACVLLVCLIAVGVKGQDRSSRGRCFCVDKGANMVLVKNIEKVEIIPPSPSCXKHEIIVTLKNGAGRKCMNPESKFTQNVIIKAIEKMKQQTHSTTVSVPTRSTGTSSAPTAFK; the protein is encoded by the exons ATGAAGACTATCTCAGCTTGTGTTCTTCTCGTCTGCCTGATCGCTGTAGGGGTGAAAG GACAGGACAGGTCTTCAAGGGGCAGGTGTTTCTGTGTAGACAAAGGTGCAAACATGGTTTTAGTGAAGAACATCGAGAAGGTTGAAATCATTCCTCCAAGTCCATCTT CAAAACATGAGATTAT tGTCACTTTGAAGAATGGAGCAGGACGGAAATGCATGAATCCAGAGTCCAAATTCACTCAAAACGTCATCATAAAGGCTATTGAAAAGAT GAAGCAGCAGACACACAGTACAACTGTCTCTGTCCCAACGAGGAGCACCGGGACATCATCAGCTCCAACAGCCTTCAAATGA
- the LOC122345695 gene encoding C-X-C motif chemokine 11-6-like, with amino-acid sequence MKTISACVLLVCLIAVGVKGQDRSSRGRCFCVDKGANMVLVKNIEKVEIIPPSPSCRKHEIIVTLKNGAGRKCMNPESKFTQNVIIKAIEKMKQQTHSTTVSVPTRSTGTSSAPTAFK; translated from the exons ATGAAGACTATCTCAGCTTGTGTTCTTCTCGTCTGCCTGATCGCTGTAGGGGTGAAAG GACAGGACAGGTCTTCAAGGGGCAGGTGTTTCTGTGTAGACAAAGGTGCAAACATGGTTTTAGTGAAGAACATCGAGAAGGTTGAAATCATTCCTCCAAGTCCATCTTGTCGCAAACATGAGATTAT tGTCACTTTGAAGAATGGAGCAGGACGGAAATGCATGAATCCAGAGTCCAAATTCACTCAAAACGTCATCATAAAGGCTATTGAAAAGAT GAAGCAGCAGACACACAGTACAACTGTCTCTGTCCCAACGAGGAGCACCGGGACATCATCAGCTCCAACAGCCTTCAAATGA
- the LOC122345991 gene encoding C-X-C motif chemokine 11-6-like — protein MKTISACVLLVCLIAVGVKGQDRSSRGRCFCVDKGANMVLVKNIEKVEIIPPSPSCQQHEIIVTLKNGAGRKCMNPESKFTQNVIIKAIEKMKQQTHSTTVSVPTRSTGTSSAPTAFK, from the exons ATGAAGACTATCTCAGCTTGTGTTCTTCTCGTCTGCCTGATCGCTGTAGGGGTGAAAG GACAGGACAGGTCTTCAAGGGGCAGGTGTTTCTGTGTAGACAAAGGTGCAAACATGGTTTTAGTGAAGAACATCGAGAAGGTTGAAATCATTCCTCCAAGTCCATCTTGTCAACAACATGAGATTAT tGTCACTTTGAAGAATGGAGCAGGACGGAAATGCATGAATCCAGAGTCCAAATTCACTCAAAACGTCATCATAAAGGCTATTGAAAAGAT GAAGCAGCAGACACACAGTACAACTGTCTCTGTCCCAACGAGGAGCACCGGGACATCATCAGCTCCAACAGCCTTCAAATGA
- the cxcl11.1 gene encoding C-X-C motif chemokine 11-1 translates to MKTVAALFALVILAIVAVEGKPGIGIQRCLCLGAGLKMVRPKLIEKVEIHPVSPSCGHLEVVVTLKNGGGKRCLNTESLFTKNIIDMIEKKSRSAQ, encoded by the exons GTTATTTTGGCCATTGTTGCTGTTGAAG GAAAACCCGGGATTGGAATCCAAAGATGTTTATGTCTTGGTGCCGGTCTCAAAATGGTGAGACCAAAGCTGATAGAGAAAGTTGAAATTCACCCTGTCAGTCCATCCTGTGGACATCTGGAGGTTGT TGTCACGCTGAAAAATGGTGGAGGTAAAAGATGTTTAAACACAGAGTCCTTGTTTACCAAGAATATCATTGACATGATTGAAAAAAAGTCCAG GAGTGCTCAGTAA